Proteins from a genomic interval of Gossypium hirsutum isolate 1008001.06 chromosome A09, Gossypium_hirsutum_v2.1, whole genome shotgun sequence:
- the LOC107890224 gene encoding beta-1,2-xylosyltransferase XYXT1, with protein MHVVLFKGNKMGEKITYETIFARSFSRYDQKKLGYGAFLGCLLIALSFCIVFKPYLGPLPVLTMRMSMDVGLNMLRIMDSFSSEKLRGGDISSSMTTIVTETSSSEIEMVEESDTTGTNETISNGTKVINNKNSSQQKEMKTVCHVEESTEFCEMNGDIRVDGKSSTVFMAVDTMVANSSWVIGPYARRGDEEAFKRVTKWSIKSGVDAYEEAPQCDQRHNVPAIIFSTGGYAGNNFHDYTDIVLPLYLTSRQFDGEVKFLITDKNPWWIEKFRNILQKLSRYELVDINKEVNIHCFTSVIVGLKRYPKELKIDPSKSPYSMKEFRQFLRSAYSLKKENAINMKDNGGKKRPRLLIVSRKSTRAFTNTNAISGMATRLGYEVVVTEVDSHVARAAEMVNSCDVMMGVHGAGLTNMVFLPENAILIQVIPIGGFEWLAKTDFGEPSKDLNLRYIGYKIKTEESSLIQQYPPDHEVLNDPYAVQKRGWYEFKSIYLQKQNVNLDVDRFRATLLRALELLHQ; from the exons GCATTGTCTTCAAGCCTTACTTGGGTCCTCTTCCAGTTC TAACTATGAGGATGTCAATGGATGTTGGTCTCAACATGTTACGGATTATGGATTCATTCAGCTCTGAGAAGCTAAGGGGTGGTGATATAAGCAGTTCCATGACAACAATTGTGACCGAAACAAGCAGTTCTGAGATTGAAATGGTGGAGGAAAGTGATACAACCGGCACTAACGAAACAATAAGCAATGGCACCAAGGTGATCAATAATAAAAACAGCAGTCAGCAAAAGGAGATGAAGACAGTTTGCCATGTAGAAGAAAGCACAGAATTTTGTGAGATGAATGGAGATATAAGAGTTGATGGAAAATCTTCTACAGTTTTCATGGCTGTTGATACCATGGTAGCAAATAGCTCGTGGGTTATCGGCCCTTATGCTCGAAGAGGAGACGAAGAGGCATTTAAACGTGTAACCAAATGGTCTATAAAATCAGGTGTCGATGCCTATGAAGAAGCACCTCAATGCGATCAAAGGCATAATGTTCCAGCCATCATTTTCTCCACCGGAGGATATGCAGGAAACAATTTCCATGACTACACCGACATCGTGCTTCCTCTATATTTAACTTCTCGACAGTTTGATGGAGAAGTGAAGTTTCTCATTACTGATAAAAATCCATGGTGGATTGAAAAGTTCCGAAATATACTACAGAAGCTTTCTAGATATGAGTTGGTCGACATTAATAAAGAAGTAAACATTCATTGTTTCACAAGTGTGATAGTTGGCCTAAAGCGTTATCCTAAAGAGCTGAAGATTGATCCATCAAAATCACCTTATTCCATGAAAGAGTTCAGGCAGTTTTTGAGAAGTGCTTATTCCTTGAAAAAAGAAAACGCCATCAACATGAAGGATAATGGTGGGAAGAAAAGGCCTAGGCTTCTCATTGTTTCAAGAAAGAGTACTCGAGCATTTACAAATACGAACGCCATTTCTGGGATGGCAACAAGGTTAGGCTACGAAGTAGTGGTAACGGAGGTGGATTCGCATGTAGCACGAGCTGCAGAAATGGTGAATTCGTGTGACGTAATGATGGGAGTCCATGGAGCTGGGTTGACCAACATGGTTTTTCTCCCTGAGAATGCAATTTTGATACAAGTTATTCCTATCGGAGGGTTCGAATGGTTGGCCAAAACCGATTTCGGAGAGCCATCCAAGGACCTGAACCTGAGATATATTGGATATAAAATTAAAACGGAAGAGAGTAGCTTGATACAACAATATCCACCGGATCATGAGGTATTGAACGATCCGTATGCCGTACAGAAACGGGGTTGGTATGAATTCAAGTCCATATATTTGCAGAAACAGAATGTGAACCTTGATGTGGATAGGTTTAGAGCCACTTTGTTAAGAGCACTTGAGCTCTTACATCAgtaa